The DNA region CCGCTACTATTTCAGGCCGTGGAAAACCATGCTGGCCCGCACTGTTGCCGACGGCGGCAGGAGCTTTTATGTGCGGGGATTTCACGAACAGACCATCCCCCAACTCTGGACCGCAGCCGTAAAACTTCAAGCACGGGATAAAAACCTTGTGGAATAAACACACCCAGAATTTACAAACCTGTCTCAGTTCCATCGAAGTCAGCGGCAACGACTGCTGTCCCGACGGTTGCGATGAAGCTTTTTCCGTCTGGAAGGGAATGACCGAAGAGCTGCGCAAGCAGGGGAAAATCATCTACCTCATCGGCAACGGGGCCAGTGCCTCCATGGCCAGCCATTTTTCCGCCGACCTTGCCAAAAATGCCCACGTTCACACTCAGGTTTTCACTGATCTGGCCCTGATCACCGCCCTTGCCAACGACATTTCATATGATCAGGTCTTTGTTGAGCCGCTCAAACGCAGACTGACCGCGGACGATATGCTGGTAGCCATCAGCAGTTCCGGCAACTCACCGAACGTTGTAAATGCCTGCAGCCTTGCCGCTGACACCGGAGCCTCGGTAATCACCCTGAGTGCCATGTCCGCGGAAAACAAGCTGCGTTCCATGGGCGACATAAATTTCTGGCTGCCCGCTGAAACCTACGGCATGGCTGAAACCGGGCATGCCTGCATCCTGCACTACTGGATGGATTCAGTGTCCTTTCCCCCTGCATAAGGAACATGTATGAGCGATAATTTACGCATTGATTCCCACAAACTGCACCTGCACCCGGAGCGGGTGGCCCACTGGCTGGCTGGTGAAAATATCTATCCGCTGTACATGGAACTGAGTCCCGCCGGATCCTGCAACCACCGCTGCAAATTCTGCGGGCTGGACTTTGCCGGATACAAGCCCGATTTTCTGGACACGGAAATCATGACTGAAAGGCTTGCCGAAATGGGGAAGCTGGGAGTCAAAAGCATCATGTATGCCGGGGAAGGTGAACCCCTGCTCCACAAGGACATGGCCCGGATTATCCAAACCACCAAAGCCAGCGGCATTGACACGGCACTGACCAGTAATGCAGTGCTGCTTAACGGGAAAACCGCAGCCGAAATCCTGCCCTGCACCAGTTGGATTAAAGTCAGCCTGAATGCCGGAACCCCGGGAACCTATGGCCACATCCACGGCACGCAAGAAGAAGATTTCCAGCGTGTGCTCAAGAATCTGGAAAACGCCGCCGACATCCGTGAAAAACAGAACTCCGGCTGTACACTCGGCGTGCAACTGGTACTGCTGCCTGAAAATGAAGATGAAGTGGAGAACCTTGCCGGACTGGCCCGCGATGCGGGCATGGATTATCTGGTGGTCAAGCCCTACTCACATCACCCGCAATCCATCTGTACTGAATACAAAGACATAAACTATACGGACTGCAGTGAACTTGAAGAGCGGCTGCAAAGCTACAAGACGGACAGCTTCAACGTGATTTTCCGCAGCGCAACCATGAAAATATGGGACGGACAGAAACGCGACTACAAGTGCTGTAATGCCTTGCCGTTCTGGTCATACATTGATGCAAAAGGAAATGTATGGGGGTGCAGCATCTACCTCAATGAAGATAATTTCCTATACGGAAATATTCATGAAAGCAGTTTTGAAGAAATCTGGACCGGACCAAAGCGGACAGCTTCGCTCAAATGGTGTGCTGAAAATCTTGACCCCACCACCTGCCGCGTAAACTGCCGCATGGATAAGATCAACGCCTATCTCTGGGAGCTTAAGAATCCCGGTGATCATGTAAATTTTATTTAAGGCAGGGAGTTGATGCGCTTCGCGCTTTTGATATTTAATTTCGCCTCCGGCGGGCAAAGGGGATAATCCCCTCTGCACTCCCTAATAGGGGTTTGGGTTATGCTAATCGGAATTGACCTTGATAATACAATTATCTGTTATGACAATTCGTTGCATGGAATTGCCGTGGAACGTGGTTTGATTTCCAGTGATCTGCCGAAGGAGAAACGGGTAATCCGTGATCAGATCCGCGCCGTCCACGACGATATTGAATGGCAGAAATTACAGATAGCTATTTACGGCACCCACATGGAGCAGGCGGAATTGATGCCGGGAGCCCGGGATTTTCTGCTGCAACTGAAAAACCAGGGGATTAAATTCCAGATTGTCAGCCACAAGACCCGCTACCCTAATTACGGGGACAGCAAAGTTGATCTGCACGTAGCGGCAAGAGCCTTTTTAAAACGCCACAATTTTTTCTCGGAATCAGGGCTGGGGTTAAATGAAAATGACGTCTTTTTTCTGCCCACACGGTCAAAAAAGATAAAGACTATCCGCCAGCTGAAACACAATATTTTCATCGATGACCTGAAAGAACTTTATCTCGAAGCAGATTTTCCGCAACAGGTCACCAAGATACTTTTTTCCTCAGAGCAGGAAGTGGAGATTCCCGGTGTGATCGTCCTGCCTGACTTCACCAAAATCAGCGAATTTGTATTCAAGGGGATTGCGGATGGCAGATTCTGATCCCGGAGAGCTGGTCCGCTCCCTGAGCGGAGAACTTCCGGTTAAGGTTGCCCCCATCCGAGCCGGACGAAACAGCCGGGTCTTTCGCGTTGATTGCGAATCGGGCAAATCCCTGCTGGCTAAATTCTACCTTCAGCCCACTGCGGACGGACGCAGCAGGTTGAAACAGGAATGGGACGCTATCATATTCATGACCGGGTCCGGCATGGGCAAGATTCCTTCTCCTCTGGGATTTGATGAATCCCTTCAGGGCGCAATATTTTCTTTTATTCCCGGACCCCCTGTTGAAAACGGGACAGATCAGGACGTCCGGGAAATAGTCTCATTTCTCGCCAGCCTGAAAGATATTTCCATGCTCCCGGAAGCGACCCAGATACCCCGTGCAGCCGAAGCCTGCTTTTCGCCTGCGGAACTGGTTGATAATATCAAAAATAGACTAGCGCGACTGCAAGCTCTGCCCGCAGAAAACCGAATCTACAAGCGTATGCATT from Desulfovibrio sp. JC010 includes:
- a CDS encoding radical SAM protein, with product MSDNLRIDSHKLHLHPERVAHWLAGENIYPLYMELSPAGSCNHRCKFCGLDFAGYKPDFLDTEIMTERLAEMGKLGVKSIMYAGEGEPLLHKDMARIIQTTKASGIDTALTSNAVLLNGKTAAEILPCTSWIKVSLNAGTPGTYGHIHGTQEEDFQRVLKNLENAADIREKQNSGCTLGVQLVLLPENEDEVENLAGLARDAGMDYLVVKPYSHHPQSICTEYKDINYTDCSELEERLQSYKTDSFNVIFRSATMKIWDGQKRDYKCCNALPFWSYIDAKGNVWGCSIYLNEDNFLYGNIHESSFEEIWTGPKRTASLKWCAENLDPTTCRVNCRMDKINAYLWELKNPGDHVNFI
- a CDS encoding SIS domain-containing protein; its protein translation is MWNKHTQNLQTCLSSIEVSGNDCCPDGCDEAFSVWKGMTEELRKQGKIIYLIGNGASASMASHFSADLAKNAHVHTQVFTDLALITALANDISYDQVFVEPLKRRLTADDMLVAISSSGNSPNVVNACSLAADTGASVITLSAMSAENKLRSMGDINFWLPAETYGMAETGHACILHYWMDSVSFPPA